Proteins co-encoded in one Polynucleobacter sp. MG-6-Vaara-E2 genomic window:
- a CDS encoding (2Fe-2S)-binding protein — translation MSLKKKVSMTVNGVTVNAEIEPRRHLVDFLREDLHLKGPHLGCEQGACGACTVKVDGQIIRGCLFLTVQADGSVVETVEGLTKSGALADLQESFMRHNAMQCGFCSSGMLLAAAELIEKQPKASREEVREWISGNYCRCTGYHAIVDAIVDVLEARAKGQKIKPVVAHA, via the coding sequence ATGAGTTTGAAGAAAAAAGTATCGATGACCGTGAATGGCGTCACTGTAAATGCAGAAATTGAGCCACGTCGTCACCTCGTCGATTTTTTGCGTGAGGATTTGCATCTTAAAGGCCCTCATTTAGGTTGTGAGCAGGGTGCATGCGGGGCTTGTACCGTCAAGGTGGATGGTCAGATTATTCGAGGCTGTTTATTTCTTACGGTACAGGCGGATGGCTCGGTAGTTGAGACTGTTGAGGGACTCACTAAGAGTGGCGCTTTAGCTGATCTACAAGAATCCTTCATGCGTCATAACGCAATGCAGTGTGGCTTTTGTTCCTCTGGCATGTTGTTGGCTGCTGCGGAGTTAATTGAAAAGCAGCCCAAAGCCAGTCGCGAAGAAGTCCGTGAGTGGATCTCTGGCAATTACTGTCGTTGTACGGGCTATCACGCAATCGTAGATGCGATTGTGGATGTTCTCGAGGCTCGAGCAAAGGGCCAAAAAATCAAACCTGTCGTTGCCCACGCTTAA
- a CDS encoding xanthine dehydrogenase family protein molybdopterin-binding subunit, giving the protein MNKPSDLKGLVLDPVTNDQRYIGNSEPRHSARRLLEGQGTYIDDIQLPRMGHVVFWRSPVAHMKIGKIHTEHASKMPGVLAVVDGVQMAKICKPWVATLGHLAGMKSAPQHALAIDRACWQGEPVVAVVAETRAQAEDALQHVDVEWEELPAVISMESALDPKTPLIHPELGDNLCFTRSLDVGNVDEAFATADVVAEATFGFGRHTGVTLEPRCQIADYNPGERRLTVYHSQQAPHMMQDLYCRQFGLSESDVHVICKDVGGSFGIKVHAYPDDFATVGLSMMLERPVKFVADRLESFTSDIHAREHRIKGRIAANKAGDILAFEINDLTGIGPYSMFPRTSAIEGNQVVNLVGGPYKHQNYRAHLDVVFQNKTPTCQYRGVGHPIACAVTEGLVDLAAQKLQMDPLEFRKRNVIPDDAYPCSGISGIKLEVLSHEQCLRTIEKMMDYPALRKEQAELRKKGIYRGIGFATLIELTNPSPAFYGVGGARIASQDGASVRLDPSGVVSVLVGVGEQGQGTEGIYAQIAADAVGVSINQVRLVTGDTDVTPYGGGTWASRGAGVGGEAVLLACQALHENILKLAGAILNRPVTELSIHRSHVLDKATGEQLLPFSEIGRIGYFRTDTLPAGFSADLMVTRHYTQKDYPFIFTNGVQASYVEVDPDTGFVKLLKHWAVEDCGRVINPMLVDEQVRGAIVQGIGGVLFEECLYDESGLLRNGSMADYLVPMANEMPDIEVAHVETPTQSSKLGAKGAGEAGTAGAPGAVQNAINDALAPFNATVFDQPITCEKILRALKKI; this is encoded by the coding sequence ATGAATAAGCCAAGCGATTTAAAAGGACTCGTTCTCGATCCCGTAACCAATGACCAGCGTTACATCGGTAACAGCGAACCAAGACATAGCGCGCGTCGCTTACTTGAAGGTCAGGGTACCTATATTGACGATATTCAATTGCCCCGCATGGGTCACGTCGTCTTTTGGCGTTCACCAGTAGCGCATATGAAGATCGGCAAGATTCATACTGAGCATGCTAGCAAAATGCCAGGAGTACTTGCGGTAGTAGACGGTGTGCAGATGGCCAAAATTTGTAAGCCTTGGGTTGCGACACTAGGTCACTTAGCTGGTATGAAATCTGCCCCTCAGCATGCGCTTGCTATTGACCGAGCTTGCTGGCAGGGTGAACCTGTAGTGGCAGTAGTTGCTGAGACTAGAGCCCAAGCAGAGGATGCTTTGCAACATGTTGATGTTGAGTGGGAAGAGTTACCCGCCGTTATCTCAATGGAGTCTGCTTTAGATCCGAAGACCCCATTAATTCATCCTGAGCTCGGCGATAACTTGTGCTTCACGCGCAGTTTGGATGTCGGCAATGTTGATGAGGCATTTGCAACTGCGGATGTTGTTGCTGAAGCGACTTTTGGATTCGGTCGTCACACTGGTGTAACGCTCGAACCCCGTTGTCAAATTGCAGACTACAACCCGGGCGAGCGTCGCCTCACGGTGTATCACTCACAGCAAGCGCCACACATGATGCAAGATTTGTATTGTCGTCAGTTTGGCTTATCTGAATCAGATGTCCATGTGATTTGTAAAGATGTGGGTGGCTCATTTGGCATTAAAGTTCACGCCTATCCGGATGACTTTGCAACTGTCGGGCTATCTATGATGTTGGAACGTCCAGTGAAGTTTGTTGCGGACCGTTTAGAGTCGTTTACAAGCGATATACATGCGCGTGAACACCGCATTAAAGGCCGCATTGCCGCTAATAAAGCCGGTGACATCTTAGCCTTTGAGATTAATGACTTAACGGGTATCGGTCCTTACTCCATGTTCCCAAGAACCAGTGCGATTGAAGGTAACCAAGTGGTGAACTTGGTGGGTGGCCCGTATAAACACCAAAACTATCGTGCTCATTTGGATGTTGTCTTTCAAAACAAAACACCAACTTGCCAATATCGTGGCGTAGGGCATCCAATCGCTTGTGCTGTGACCGAGGGCTTAGTGGATTTAGCTGCGCAAAAATTGCAAATGGATCCATTGGAGTTTCGCAAACGAAATGTGATTCCCGATGATGCGTATCCATGCTCCGGAATCTCCGGCATCAAATTAGAAGTTCTGTCACATGAGCAATGCTTGCGTACGATTGAAAAGATGATGGATTACCCAGCATTGCGTAAGGAGCAAGCAGAGTTGCGTAAGAAGGGTATTTATCGCGGTATTGGCTTTGCTACCTTGATTGAGCTCACAAATCCAAGCCCTGCTTTTTATGGGGTTGGTGGTGCCCGCATTGCTTCGCAAGATGGCGCTTCAGTTCGACTTGACCCAAGCGGTGTTGTGTCAGTATTGGTCGGCGTTGGTGAGCAAGGCCAGGGCACTGAGGGTATCTATGCGCAGATTGCAGCTGATGCGGTCGGCGTATCGATCAACCAAGTCCGTCTCGTGACTGGCGATACTGATGTGACCCCTTATGGCGGTGGCACTTGGGCGTCTCGAGGTGCGGGTGTAGGCGGCGAAGCAGTATTGCTTGCTTGCCAAGCTCTGCACGAGAATATTTTGAAATTAGCTGGTGCGATTTTGAATCGTCCCGTTACAGAGTTAAGCATCCATCGCAGTCACGTACTTGATAAAGCGACTGGCGAGCAGCTACTCCCATTTAGTGAAATTGGTCGCATTGGTTATTTCCGTACTGACACCTTGCCTGCAGGTTTTTCTGCTGATCTCATGGTGACTCGTCATTACACTCAGAAGGATTACCCATTCATCTTCACCAATGGTGTACAAGCTTCTTATGTGGAGGTGGATCCCGATACGGGCTTTGTCAAACTACTGAAGCATTGGGCAGTGGAAGATTGTGGTCGAGTCATTAATCCGATGCTGGTGGATGAGCAAGTTCGTGGTGCGATTGTGCAAGGCATTGGCGGTGTTCTCTTTGAAGAATGCCTTTACGATGAGAGTGGCTTGCTTCGCAATGGCAGTATGGCTGATTATCTGGTGCCAATGGCTAATGAGATGCCTGATATTGAGGTGGCTCACGTAGAAACCCCAACTCAATCTTCCAAGTTAGGTGCAAAAGGGGCGGGTGAGGCTGGTACAGCAGGCGCACCAGGCGCTGTTCAAAATGCAATTAATGATGCTTTGGCACCATTTAATGCCACGGTATTTGACCAGCCAATTACCTGCGAGAAGATCCTGCGGGCACTCAAGAAGATCTGA
- a CDS encoding 3-hydroxybutyrate dehydrogenase, which produces MSTLKGKTALVTGSTSGIGLGMAVALAKQGVNIMVNGFGEKDEAIAKIKACGVEVDYHGADMSKPAEIEDLIKQTEKRFGSLDILVNNAGIQHTANIEEFPTDKWDAIIAINLSSAFHTTHHALPGMKKRNWGRIINIASVHGLVASTQKAAYVAAKHGIVGLTKVTALENARTGITCNAICPGWVLTPLVQKQVDARAEREGISNEAAKTALVSEKQPSGEFVTPEQLSALAVFLCGPDASEVRGVAWNMDGGWTAQ; this is translated from the coding sequence ATGTCCACATTAAAAGGTAAAACAGCCCTAGTAACAGGATCTACTAGTGGTATTGGTTTAGGTATGGCAGTTGCATTGGCTAAGCAAGGTGTCAACATTATGGTCAATGGCTTTGGTGAAAAAGACGAAGCAATTGCAAAAATTAAGGCCTGTGGTGTTGAGGTGGATTACCACGGCGCAGATATGAGCAAGCCAGCCGAGATCGAAGATCTCATTAAGCAAACTGAAAAACGTTTTGGTTCGCTCGATATTTTGGTGAATAACGCAGGCATTCAGCACACCGCGAATATTGAAGAATTCCCAACAGATAAATGGGATGCGATCATTGCGATTAATTTGAGTTCCGCATTTCATACTACGCACCATGCACTCCCTGGAATGAAGAAACGCAACTGGGGCCGCATTATTAATATTGCCTCTGTGCATGGCTTGGTTGCATCAACACAAAAAGCAGCCTATGTCGCAGCTAAGCATGGCATCGTTGGCTTAACAAAGGTTACTGCTCTGGAAAATGCTCGCACTGGTATTACTTGTAACGCAATCTGCCCAGGCTGGGTCTTGACCCCATTGGTGCAAAAGCAGGTAGATGCTCGTGCGGAGCGCGAAGGTATCTCTAATGAGGCTGCTAAGACGGCCTTGGTCTCTGAGAAGCAGCCATCAGGAGAGTTCGTTACTCCAGAGCAGTTATCTGCGCTAGCAGTATTCCTATGTGGTCCAG